The sequence TGTACTTCGGGCACGCCGACCAGGACTCCACCAACCCGGCCGACCAGATCGAGCGCCTGGAGAAGACGCTCACCGAGGCGGGAGTGCGCAACCGGAGCGAGGTGTACGCCGGCGCTCACCACGGATTCACCCAGGCCGACACGGCCATGTACAGCGCCGGGGCGTCCGACCGCCACTGGACGGCGCTCCTCGACCTCCTGGCGCGCAACCTCTAGGCACCACCAGCCGTCTCTGGGACGTGTCTTCAAGTGATCCGGTTCGGCGGGACGGTTCTTCAAGCGATCCGGTTCGGCGGGACCGTGCGGAGCCGACCTAGAAGGGCGGCTCCAGGGAGTACCCGTCCTCGCGGAGAGCGACGGCTTCGGTCCTCGCTTCGGCGGCCCGCTCTTCGGCTGCCCGCTGTTCGGCCACTGTGGGGTGGACGGCTATGGCCTCGGCCGCCCGCCCTTGCCGGACCAGGACCTCGAACAGTTCCCTACGTGCCTCGATCGTGCCGCGGTCCCGCAGTTCGGCGGCGGCCGCGGCGAGGTGGCCGGCGGTGCTGAGGAGGCCGGCCCTGACGATGGAGGAGTCGGTCCACGGGTCCGGGTGGGCCTCGACCACGGCGATCGCTTCCTCCGCACGGCCGAGACCGGCAAGAGCGAAGGCCAGCCAGTGGTGCTGGAACTCCTGATGGCCGTGATGGGGAACGGTGAGCGGATGCTCCAGGAGGCGGAGCAGTTCCTCGGGCCGGTCGAGGAGCGGGTGGACGAGCGGGCTCAGGAGGTTGGAGCAGTCGTACCAGCTGAAACCGGGTTCGGCCACGGTGATCGCGTCGTCCAGCCGGCCGTCCAGCAGCAGGACCGAGGAGAGCCAGGACCGGTACCCGACCCAGTCGTCGGCGGCGAGGGCGTCACGCATCACGGTCTCGGCCTCCTCGGCCCGGCCGCGGTCCCGGAGGGCGCCGGCGTAGATGTCCAGGACGGTGCGCGCCCTGTCTCCGGTGGCGAGCTCGCGCAGCTCGTCCAGCCGGTCGTGGCGTGCCAGCAGTTCGGCGTAGGCGGTGAGGGTGTTCTGGGTGAGGTGGCGGCCCTCGGTCATGTCCTCGCCGAGGATTCGGATCGCCTCGTCGGCGCGGCCCGCGCGTTCCAGCACCTGGGCCTGGAGCTCCTGTGCGTCCGAGCCGGAGTGGCCCCACCGGCCCTCTTCGCGG is a genomic window of Streptomyces sp. NBC_00414 containing:
- a CDS encoding tetratricopeptide repeat protein; the protein is MDDLAWQAGNYGGLPPRKVGLLLERGHLDLVIRAAKERGEWFCAEGAVAELCRSGEFTRALEVMDPFVATGWRTALWARADILLRAGRTDEALDLVRPAEEGHTSQAACRNFAELLARAGRVDEAVDLLVPHLGESWIRTDLVKITEGQDRDERVLELLAPYAEAARRAREEGRWGHSGSDAQELQAQVLERAGRADEAIRILGEDMTEGRHLTQNTLTAYAELLARHDRLDELRELATGDRARTVLDIYAGALRDRGRAEEAETVMRDALAADDWVGYRSWLSSVLLLDGRLDDAITVAEPGFSWYDCSNLLSPLVHPLLDRPEELLRLLEHPLTVPHHGHQEFQHHWLAFALAGLGRAEEAIAVVEAHPDPWTDSSIVRAGLLSTAGHLAAAAAELRDRGTIEARRELFEVLVRQGRAAEAIAVHPTVAEQRAAEERAAEARTEAVALREDGYSLEPPF